The genomic stretch cttactATTCATTTCGTTGTTAAAGTTAACGATAATTGGTTCAGTATTCCAGTAGCTTTTAACAAACAATTCAAGAAATCTTAGAAATGCCACCTGAGGTGTTTGTATCGGAGAGTAAGGCTCTGGTGCCAAATACATCGCAGCAAATAGTAGTTCAACCGTAATATCTGGTATGTGCGAATCGTCAAGAAGATGTGCTCGTAACCAGCGTTTTGCAAGGCAACAAGCAGGACCAAAAGACGGTAACTGGGAATGTAGCCTGTAGAAAATTTGATACATCAGTACATATTTAGCAAGTATCACAATCAGTGAATGTCCAATacttcaaaataaatatgtttAAGACATTTAATCTGTATGTGAAAGGtagctttaatttttcttatagcTTCCAGTTAAATTCGTTAATTGACGATTTCAGCTCACGCGAGGTTTACATTAACTGGAAACATACCCATGAAGAGCACTCGTCAATTTCGGCAAGtggaataatttcttttctatttcgaTCGACTCCTCAGTATCCCTGTACTTTATTACACCATCATCGCCAATTTGTTGCTTGAGTAACACAATTTCTTTCTGATGTGCTACGGTAAGTCGAAAAACGAAACCGCCCTGAAGATTTGTACACAATTAAAATAAACCTTAAAACAAATAAGTTCATCTACATGTGGTAAAGACTTTCACTGTttcataaaaaagaaaaatacactgACGTATCATACCTTCATCACATCAATGTAGTTTAAGCCACCTTGTGCTTTCAAGCTGTATTGTTTTCGCAAGCCTTCTGCAATTTGTATGTGAAAGGcagctttaatttttcttatagcTTCCAGTTCTTCTGGCCACTTTCCACTCAGGGATAATTGTATAACAGCTTCGATAGGTAGAACGTATCTAGGTGCCAtgcctaaatttttttccctcagtAACAGGCAATTTTTACCTTCCTTCGTTATTTTTGTACCACTGCGATATACGGTCGCTAATGGAGGAAAAACCTCGGTATACCTAAACACTGCGCTACAACCCTGAACTCCAGTCACTGTCAACGGAAGATCGGATAATGATGTCAGctctttttctaattcattAAAAGTATTTAGCACTTGGATTGTCGCTTCTTCCCCAGTACCATATGCGAAATTggtaatttttatctaaatatgaaatttaatgTAAATAAAGTGATAAAACGAAGAAACAAATTCGTATTTGCCAAACAATCAACTTCATTACATCAGTCAACTATTGATTGAACAATGGTTACAAGTGTTGGAGTAATCGATGATAATtacctttttcaattttaataactCCTCCATTTGATCTGAgatgtacaaaaatttgtcTTGAGTGATGGAAAACTTGTTctccaataaataaataatgattctctTGCATAAAGACCTTTTTTCCGCCAAGGTTTTGCCTTTTCCCCAAAGAGTTGCTTCGCAGATAGAGCCATCTTGAAAGCGGCGGAGCTGTGACTTTTTCCCccaaaattttctgaactctTCTGCCTGTGTTTGCAAATGCGGAGTATTAACAGTGATCTCGTTTAATTAAATAACACATTTCTGTTTCTTACCTCCGGTAAATTTGCCTCAGGTCCTTTATCAACAATACTGAAGCAGAATTCTGGATTGAGTTTGAAGCCGATGTAAATTTTCCTCAAACCCTTTGGGGCAGGATCAGTAATTTCCCATTCTTCAGATTCTCCAAGAATAACTCCGATTTGGGATACTCTTTTATTCAAGCCACGCTGCAAGGTGGGGACAAGCAATTTTACCGCTTGAGCCCAGGTGTTTGAATCATAATCCAGCCTTGTTGCTCTAGGTGACAATTCTTCTACCAACTGTGATATGGCGTTTGTATCATGAAAgctggaaattttattttttatttcaacttgtTGTTTGGTAACAGTAACAATGATTAGCAGAagcattgaaataataatttagagATGAAAATCCACCTCAAACAAAGCCAGTAATTAAGTTGTAATCAAAACAATGATTAGTACTTCTAGTTCGCAATTACCAAATCTGTTTACCATATAGTGTGATCAAACTCTCTATGAAATGGCACCGCTGTCATAAACAGAGCCTGAAAGTTATTGATGTGAACATTATCCAGACATTTGACGGCAAGTTCTGCCTGTCTTTTTATCCATTCGAATGTTGTCCTATTCATATTCGCCACCAAATTATGATATCCTGATGTATCGATAAAGACGCAATCATAATGACTGTGATAATCAGATACAGATGGTTCGCCGTTGTCATTCTGACATAAAGTTATGCCAGATTCACACCAATTACTTAGtgctggtgaaaaaaaaggaagaaaatttacATGCAGTATATAATAGTAGTAACTATAATTTGAGCAATGCTTTCAGCAACAATTTATTTGagcaatatttattattttgataAATACATTACCTAAGGAAGTCCAAACATTTCTGATCACTTGATAGCTGCTCATAATGTTGTTGATTTGCCTGATTTTCATTAGATGAATAACGTACATTGTTAAAACGTGTCCAGTAAACGAACCATAGCCTTTGTCTAATTTTCGTTGATGAAGccatattttcaataacaatattCCGTCTCTCAAAGCTGGGTATTCGGATATAGTTTTAATGATACGAGAATTATTCTGAGACATCGTTAAGTCATACAGAACAGAACTATTGTAATGTGGCGTCGGAATCGTAGAGTCTAGAAAGTGCATTAAAAATATCTTGGCATAATacacattattttattcaattacttGCAATCATAGGAcacgaaataaaattgttattatacagTGTAATCAATAAGTATTAAACAGTCTCTATCCCATTAAACACGTGCAACTCTGTGCAAAGGAACAATCAAGTTTTAAATCTGACTTGTTTTTAATCTTTAATAATCATGTTTCCAGTTGATTCAAAGAGGTCTCTTgtccaaattttgaatcactgtaactcgacaattttatttcgtgAGCGCTGTCAAAATCTCAAATGCATTTGCCATAGAGCTAAAAAACGACGTTACATATAGATATTCTGAAACAGTTTTTGTATGTGATGAAGAAGAATCTGTATTAATGTGATTATTGTTGATAAGATTAACATTGCCTACCATCTTCCGGATGATCTTCACTGAAATACCAGCCAGTTCTGATGCTGTTTTTTGTTGGTAAAAATCTGTTAAGTTTGAAAGACCCTTCTTGAGCGACTACATGGAGATGTACAGTGACATGTTTGCCCAATTTTCCAGAAGGGACCATCTTTAAAATTGGCTTGTAAGTGTCACCAAGGTTGGCAAATTTTTTGCTCTCCACAAGGTCCTTACCAATATTTGTCGCAATATATGAAAGATATATGGCGCGTTTGCGGAAATATCTATGATTCTGGTAATCATGTTTCTGGAAGAGTTTCGCTGGCATTTCCACAGCTACGTCCACCGTAAAATTTGGACCAATACAGCAATCTATCGCATAGGATCCGACAACACTAATCTGGGATGGTTtgagaaatttgtaaaatcctTTTGTGTCTTTTGACTTGCAGTCAACTGGAACCTCAATTTTTAGACTCTTTAGGGACTTTTTGTCAGACAGCTGTAAATAaacgtgtataatttttataccattATTTACCACTTGATGAGAAGTACgatcataataataaataatcaatgaTTGATATTTGCAAATCTATGTACCTGAAATTCGGTTGTTTCTTCAATTTGATTAATGCACTGTTGAAAATCTTCGAACCAAGTACTGAATAACTTTCTGTATTTATCTTTAACTTTGACTTGTTGCAGCATCTCTTCTATTTGTAATCTGAACAAATttgagtgaaataaattttctgtttctcGTAGTTGGTTCAATTCTTCAACCGTGGGTGGTTTATAAAGCTCCTTATCACttttccctttcttttttGGCACCTTAACATCATGATCATCGGttatctttcttttattcactttGGTTAGATTCTTTAGCTCGCTGATATCAACTTCTGAATCCGATTCGTCTGTGCCATTTTCAATCATCGAGTCATAAGCATTGTCATCTGGCTCGGAAGACTCGACTTCATCAGCctcagaattttcaatttccgaaTCGGATTCCTCGTCTGTCCCATTTTCTATCATCGAGTCATAATCGATATCGTCAGACTTTGAATCTTGATccataattaatatttcctaAACAATAAACATTAAtacaattcaaatttatcacAAGTACTAAATACTGTGATAAATTGATGCACTCTGAGAGCAACTCGCTGATTAGACTAAGTTTTCTGAATTGGAAGATACAACAGGATCACGTGACTgtgaaattcacaaaaaagaaGGAATCCTCACAAACAAAATAGAGTGTACAAATGGcaagaaaacaataattgtTCACAAGTTCGAGTAAGAATTGACGTTAAGCTTGAGGTTAGGTTCGCATATCTTATCTGTATTGCAATAAAAAGACATGAACAGTAGTCACCTGTAACTTCTGGGTTCAAATTTTCTGCGCTCGTCTTCAGAGGGTTTCCTGGATTGACAATCTGATGGTCAAGTCTtgttataaattgaaattcggcGAAACATCACTCGTATTCGTACAAACACGTGGTAATTTTAACTACGGTAGTGAGCATGCTGGGTCGTTTCAAACGTGTGAACATCTGTTTCGCATGTGTGCGCTAGTACTGGGTTAGGAATTAAGCGGGCAACCGTAAACTTTATTTCGAGATTTATTTATCAGATTACGTAGAGAATTTCGCGACATTCGTTTTCATTCGCATGAACGCTGGATAGAGTTTTGTCAGAGGCCTTTTAATGCATTAAAAAACAGCCCGTGTATCGAACGCAGGTTACAGTTTGCTCTCATTCGTATATTATCATGGTTTGCTGTCGGTTTTCCTTACTCCCCGCATCACCGCAGGTCACAGGTTGACTCGAGGCATCGGGTATAAGCGGGAAtgaggaaagaaagagaaaaaaaaaagagtaagatagaaaaaaaggaatttaaaAAGAGAACGGATATGGCTTTTAAACGCCATGTTTTTTAAAGcacataaatatttatctccAATCGTACAGCAACTTCTCGCTACAGATCCCAAGAGTGAAACGGTTATTGGTATATCGAATTTGAGGTGGCTAGGCGGTGAGCTTCTGCCCTCGACCAAAAGAAGTACACACATCGAGATGCAGGAATAAGTATAATGTCTTGAGAAGAGCGGCGTTCAAATAAAGGTGTTTTTGAGAAGGAATGAAGGAATGAAGGAATGCGCGTCGCAGCGACATCTACAAATGGCAGCCAAGACCCAAGACACCAGAAGTTTACGCACACACATACCACACATACACAACGCAACAATGGCGACTTGAAGTGCTGGCGTGCGTTCTCGCGAGAAACCTTTTCACTAAATACCGATTCCGTGTTGATTATTTCGATGAGAAGAAGTGAACGTGGAGTATTTTATGGTTCGAACGAATATGTGATTGCATAAATGCCACATTGGAAGGTGGTGtttgagtatattttataagGCTGGTGGGATAGCACGATACAATTCACTTTGTGGTTCCTTCCCCAAAAAATAGACAAATGATGTACACTGACGTTACATGCTGATTATAATGTTATGGTAAGTCGTATCatcgagttttattttttactctcattTCATTGTCGCCAAAAATGAATCCAAAGaattgataatttattcatcagcGGTATAAAAATGTGTAGGTTAGGTTGGCTGGTACCAGAGAATAATTCTGCTTATTGGATCCAATTTCGTTTCTTCGGTCACAACCGGACTCCATTTATttggaaaatcatttttagaaACATGTCCtcctcaaatttttaccatttcttTCAAGGAATCAAATCTTTGATATTACAGATACGAGTTCAATGATATACTTATTTGTGGAGGCTTATTATCAGGATGAtgctaaatatttttgttcatttctatatactttgaaaaaactcatattttttaattgtgtTTTGTTATATATTCTCGTcttttaacaataatttcttCAATGTGATTTTTTACTACATTTACACCTCCGAGCTAATAATAGAACGCATTCTCAAAATCATAACTTTTCACCAGATCTTGCTGAGACATTTGACATACATGAgagatttaataaaaatttcttttcgtttttttatatcgGTTATCCTGAAAGTTGTTGAGATCACCATACTGCTGTTATAACACTGTTGACGATATGTTTACCTGTCGAAAAATTATTGGTCTTCAAGATAGCATCGCTCGCTAACACAGATTATGTAccatttatttaattcaagtACATAATACAATTGAaatgataatataaattatatcaaatggttaatttattcataaattgCATCCTCAAATACTTAGCACGACGTGCGGATgaggacaaattttttttcattactgaCAAGCTGATTTCCTTAAtcgcattttatttttaattttttgttttgtaaacATTGATATACAAGTTTCTCATGCTTGGTGTAGCTCAAGAAAACAAGGCCTTGCCAAGAACTTTCTACTAAAGTAAATATTACATGAGCATCGAGTTGTACAACTGACTATATGATTCTAGATCTAATGAATA from Diprion similis isolate iyDipSimi1 chromosome 12, iyDipSimi1.1, whole genome shotgun sequence encodes the following:
- the LOC124412835 gene encoding nucleolar protein 6; the protein is MDQDSKSDDIDYDSMIENGTDEESDSEIENSEADEVESSEPDDNAYDSMIENGTDESDSEVDISELKNLTKVNKRKITDDHDVKVPKKKGKSDKELYKPPTVEELNQLRETENLFHSNLFRLQIEEMLQQVKVKDKYRKLFSTWFEDFQQCINQIEETTEFQLSDKKSLKSLKIEVPVDCKSKDTKGFYKFLKPSQISVVGSYAIDCCIGPNFTVDVAVEMPAKLFQKHDYQNHRYFRKRAIYLSYIATNIGKDLVESKKFANLGDTYKPILKMVPSGKLGKHVTVHLHVVAQEGSFKLNRFLPTKNSIRTGWYFSEDHPEDDSTIPTPHYNSSVLYDLTMSQNNSRIIKTISEYPALRDGILLLKIWLHQRKLDKGYGSFTGHVLTMYVIHLMKIRQINNIMSSYQVIRNVWTSLALSNWCESGITLCQNDNGEPSVSDYHSHYDCVFIDTSGYHNLVANMNRTTFEWIKRQAELAVKCLDNVHINNFQALFMTAVPFHREFDHTICFHDTNAISQLVEELSPRATRLDYDSNTWAQAVKLLVPTLQRGLNKRVSQIGVILGESEEWEITDPAPKGLRKIYIGFKLNPEFCFSIVDKGPEANLPEAEEFRKFWGKKSQLRRFQDGSICEATLWGKGKTLAEKRSLCKRIIIYLLENKFSITQDKFLYISDQMEELLKLKKIKITNFAYGTGEEATIQVLNTFNELEKELTSLSDLPLTVTGVQGCSAVFRYTEVFPPLATVYRSGTKITKEGKNCLLLREKNLGMAPRYVLPIEAVIQLSLSGKWPEELEAIRKIKAAFHIQIAEGLRKQYSLKAQGGLNYIDVMKGGFVFRLTVAHQKEIVLLKQQIGDDGVIKYRDTEESIEIEKKLFHLPKLTSALHGLHSQLPSFGPACCLAKRWLRAHLLDDSHIPDITVELLFAAMYLAPEPYSPIQTPQVAFLRFLELFVKSYWNTEPIIVNFNNEMNRQEIVEIESYFNTNRSTLPSLFISTPYDQKNSLWTRKKPSSVILKRITTLAQASLKIIEKQICNGDILNHRIIFKAPMIEYDFLINLRPFLNPRRLQDINLSDDHPTVEWHPYKSHSMAKIPVVDFNPVQMYLQELRENYEEYALFFHDTFGGHVIGVLIKPSALEPKDFKVSNVNCRKFNDNGKLVLNVPAMLEDFYVLGKGLVRSIDTQSKKDYLC